AGCCAGACTCCTCACCCCTAAGCTCCCCACAGaccacagggagctgcctgctggctATGGAAGCAGAACAGCCTGATTCGTGGTTTTCAGGCAGCCCTGAGGTCCTGAGACCTTTGGATATTAGAGAATGGTAGGCAACCACCTCCACTGTCCCTCACTGGttgcaggagagctgcaggatggcatctgtgccactgcctgtccctctgtgcaTGGTGGGGGTGGAGGTCCCCAGGAACACAGGCCAAGCTGGCATCCCCGTGTTTGCCATCACCACCCTCGCTGCTGGCAGGGGCGGTGCTGAGCCTGCTCCAGGCagtctgtccctgcagctgacaGATGGAGATGTGCTGCCCCATCTGCCTGCCAGCATCAGGGCATACTGACAGCACCCCCTGCACCCACCACCCAGAGAGGGTCGTGGTGCTCAGGTGATGGCTGCTGATAAGCAAAGGGTGGCCATTGTGTGACTGCTCCTGGCCTTGGCATCTCCTGTTTCTTGCACTCCTGCTCAGTGAGGAAGAACTCCTTGCTTACTGCTTTGATGGTACCAGGCCAGCACTTCCTCTCGTACAGGGAAGTGTCAGTTTAAGTCCACAGCACCCCAAGGCTGCACAGCAAACCCTACATCACTGttgggaaagagagaaaacagtgcAGTGATCCTGAGGGTATCTTCTCAGGGAAGTGTCATCAGGTGTGTGAGTTATGCTTATGATTCACTTCTTGTTTTCTGGAGAGATACTTTTCAGAGCCACAAACCTCAAAGTGACAGCAGCTGCACATACACCTTGAAGTAAGGCCCCCCTTGGCTTCAGTCCAACCTCAGAACAGACAAAAAGGGATTCGACTTTGTAGCTCAGTAACTGAGCTGCTTTTATGTTTAGTTGAAGACCTATATAATCATTATATTTAATTCAATTGGGGAAGACATCCTGTGTTCTTCTGTTTAATAATGCCTGAACATGAGTGGTCTCTCCTCTTTTCTGTTCCCAGAACAGTCCTGTTTCCAAACTGCCACTCCAGGGAAAGTCTCAGCCAGACCCACGGGGCTGAGACCCAGGAGGGAGCCTGAGCCAGACCTATGCCAGGATGTGGGAGCTGAGGCATGGGGCTGGGAGCCTGAAGGTGGGTGAATTTCTGGCTGTGAAATGATCTGTTCAACTGGGAAATCCCTGCACTTTGTCCTGATAAGGTGACAGTAAGGAGTCACTAAATGCTGGCACTAACTACCCTCATCACCAGGAACAAAAAGTGGGTAGGACTCCTGAAGTGGGTAGGACTTCATGATTTCCACATTCATCTCAGAACAAGATGTAACAGCTGTAGTTAAAATTACTGCATCTCTGCTACTTCCCACCACCCAAGggaaagttatttttaacttcAGGTTGCCTAAGGGATACTGCACAGTGAGATCAGTTGCATCATTGCCAAGGGTCTTCACCTGGCAAGAAATTTGGGAAGAGCCCTTCCTCCAGCCAGCTGGGACAAGACTGGAGCTCAGGTGTGTGCACTCCTACAAACTGacccctccagcctctccagctcctcctgagggAGCAGAAGCTGCCACTGAGGCAGCCTTGAGAGTACCGCATGCCTGGCTAAGTCCTCTTTAGTTCTTTCCAGTTTTCAAATAAACTTGAAGCTattccaggagctgcagtgtgtgcaggcAGACCTCAAGTGCTCTGAGTCAAAAGGACAGTCATGCAAACCCAGTAGGGATTAGCTTTTAATGCGCTTCTCAGGGCAAACCCTGAAATCGGGGGATTGCCAAGATCCCAGCAGAAAAACTAGCCAGCTTGCTGCCCTCCTGACCACTAATCTGCTGCCAAACTCTCCCAGAGTCAGGAAAACTCACACAGAAATGTTAGAACAGCTGTGGATGCACAGGAGCACCCAGCCATTGCCTCCCCATCATACAAAACCACAGAGCTCCCTGTGACTtgcactgcagggcagcaggactgTCAcatctcctccagccctggTGTGGTGGCACAGCTACAGAGCTCCCTGAGGCCACCTCATGGGAGAGTTCAGAAGCTCCAGAAGAAATGCCATGTAGATGTGAGTGCAGTTATCCCTGCTCAGCTTTATTCTTCTGGCTGGGAATGAACACGGTGCTGTTGAACACCTTTGCTCATTTACATTTGCTCCCAGAGTCTCTGAGCTAAATTGAGAGAACCTGGCTGAGTTTCCCCCATATCTTCACTGATGTTTGTATTAAAACCCAGCAGTAAAATTGGGAGCTAGCATTCCAGGTGAAATTACATGATTTTTAATGCTACTTAGCATCTTAAGAGCTAACTAAATTTTAGACTACAAATACTTAGAGTACTTCCCTTGTAAaggcttttctctctcttctgtaTCATCTGCAACAGAGAGTGTTATCCAggtgttttgctctgctttgcaaTTCAGTCTTTGTGCCTGCTGGGTAGTTCATATTCATGTTTTGTCCTAGAGAGGAGTCCTTATAttggaaaacaaaggaataCGCCCTGCACTCAAGATGTAGCTATCACTGCTGGGATTCTAGAGAAAATCAGGAAGCTCTGGAAACCAGCAACCCTCTCCCTGGAATTTATTTGGAATCTGTCAGTGACCTGTTGTGTGCTACCCTGCTGAATCACTGCCACAACCCTCCCCTCTTCAGAGCTCAGTTTCCTTTCCTGATCCCTTAGGATTAATCCATAATAATCCTTTGTAATCTGCAAAAGTCCACTACAAATGCAGGTTTAAGAGCTGTGAATACACAGAGTCCAGGGGTTAGGCATCTCTGTCACAAGATGAAGAACACAGCTGGTACTCCTACAAAAGTCTTGCAATACCCAGTACAGACATGAAAGGCTCAAGACTGCAAATGAGCCTCTGAATGATGTGTATGTTTAACAGGCACAAACCTCACCACAACAGAATATGAGCCTTCACctcatatatataaaaataaagagagagagcCTCTGAATTTTGTTACCATTCATGTATACATTTATTAAGCCAAAGGAGTTTGATCATGTCACAATATGTTACTAGAGCACATGAGATCTTTTCAACTTCACTCACAATGGTcattaattactttttatttttgcctttcaaGGTTAAAAAAATTTACTCTTCCTGAATTCCTCatgaaaggcttttttttttccttttcttttcttaaagtACAAAACATGTTTCTCAGATATGTAAACAACCATCTTGGAAATGAGACTGCTCCTAAAGTTAACTTTATTGTTATGGATGTTGTGATAGATCTATGTCATGTGGCATGTATTTCAGTGACTCCTTCAATGGAAGTTATTATTGTTATCATCACCTGTGCTGCAGTACTGGAGGCCTGGCTGGGGTTAAGGCCCTTCTGCATAAGGTGCTGTACAAACACTTGGCTGTAACTGAGGTCCCTGGCAAGAAGGGCATTCACTGATGTGACTATAACCCTCTCTGCTCCACAGTGCTCCTCACAAACCACAGGAGCTCAAGGGAAACTCCCCTCCAAGCTAACTCTGGAGTTCATGCTCAGATACTGGTGAAGAGAagggaaatgtcactgcaggCCAATCCTGACACCTGCAGTCCTGTGCGTAAAGCTGCTCACAGTCATGGGAATGCTCATATGAGTAAGAAACTCTGCGGGGAAAGTCTGCAAGCTTGAGTCCCTGGGCCATTGAACTCCCTTGCAAGAAAGTATGTGAGAAAAACAGACTGGTTCCTTTTCTCAAAAGTTGCGTCAGTATAATTCTAATAAAGAAGGAGACGGGGTCAGTTGCTCAGTTGCTCAGTTTGAGCATTTTGAGCTCTGATCCCCAAATTAAAGAAGTGTCTGCTCTGCCTTGGGTTACTGTGACCAGGCCTGGAAAAGTCAGTTGGACATTCTTTGTCATGAGGAAGCAGTGGTTTGCCATTAGAGCATGCAGGGATTCTGTTTTATGGTGTGAAGACTGCATCCTAGGCAGGAATTGTGAAGATTGTGTTTGGCCATCAGCAGAAATCATTCTGAAAATGCTTCAGAGCAATTGCAGTTTAAATAATGATTAGAGCTTCATATTTGAGGTGAAAAAAGATAGGATTACAtgaaataaatagcaaaaaatcATTGTCCCTGTACAAACATAACATATTCCTGCCTATGAAACATCCCTTGCAAATTACTGCCTTTTAGGTTACATCAGATATTTAAATGAACCCTTTAGAGCTAAAATACAGTACTCTGAAATGAGGTTAGAAAAATTTTAACAGGACTAATGGGAAGTGTGTACAAAGCtctctttaaaacaaatttccCACCTGGATAGCTTACGAGTGCGAGGTGTCAGTAGACGTAGAGCCGGTCCGAGATGGCGGCGGGCATGTGGGTCATGATCTGCATGCGCAGCCACCAGTAGTAATCCATGGGGTGGTAGCGGGTGTAGGGCGCCGTGGAGGTGAGCGCGTGCGCCACGCTCTCGATCACCGGCGACGTGTCCCTCGAGCCGCTGTTGCAGTACGACTCCATCTTGCTGACCTGCTCGTCGAAGTACTTCCTGCCGTAGTCCTTGCGCACGATCTCGGGCAGCTCGTCCCACATTTTGTCGGCGATGGCTTTGATGCGCTCGGGGCTGTACAGATTGGTGCCGGCGATGAAGTTGCCGGGCTCCACGATGCTGACCATGACGCCCTGGGGCTGCATCTCGTAGCGCAGGCAGTCGGAGAAGGCCTCCACGCCGAACTTGGTGATGCAGTAGGGTGAGCGGGCAGGGCTGCCCATCCGCCCCATCATGCTGCTGATGTTCACCACGCGAcctgggcagagcacagctgagccGTGGTACCCGACCCGGAGCAGGTACCTGGCACACCACCCAACACATTCCTGAGCATTCCACCCACCTGCCCACTGAGGGCTGCCTGGCAGACCTGCTCATGTCCTAGGCAATGGCCCTCAGGCAGGAGAACAAGCCCACTGCTTGTGCTCCTTGGCTTATTCTACCTGAGGGAACACGCACATGCTGACATGCAAATCTCAGTGCTCTGGGGAACACAGGAGAGGCTGGACAGAGCCTGCATGGGGGGAAACAGAATTGCTCAGCAGCAATTGGGACTGAGCCCAGACAAGTGAAAGCAGGAGCAAGGATAGCCTCTGGCAGCAAAGCTGAGCTTGTCTATTTGCAAATCAAAGGCCAGTGGTGGCTCCGAGCACCTGCTTCTCAAAAGGGGATGGATTGTTTCTGTACCACCAATGGGCAAAGCAGCTTAAGGCCACTGCACTCCTCCACATGACAACTGGGTTATGGCTCCAGGCACAGAGGCCTTTCTCCCTGCCAGAAGCCATCCATTTGGGCTGGGGAAAATGCTGGTAAGGGACTGTAGTCTCTTACAGTGCAGAGATTGGAGTTCTCTGCATTTTCTACCAGGGCTTTGCTAAGTTGTGTTAGAAAGACCTCAGAATTGGATAACCTTCTGTGGTGGAAAAAGGGCTGCCCAGGCCACGTCCAGCCCAGGCCTACAGCACAGGGCAACATTATTAATGCCTGTGGATGCCTCAAGAGTGAAAAATACTCCTATTTAGTAAGGCAGTAAGCCCTAGTACAGGAAAGCTTTTGCCCCTTTATGCTAAGACCCATGCAAGCTCCAGGTCTGCATGCCTTTGCTGTACAACCCCCTCTTTTCCTACATCACAGGCTCCCAGAGTAGCAGTGCAAAATGACAAGTCCCCTGCAAGAAGCTTTTTACACTGCTGCTGACCACCCTGCCACAGCTGGTTTTTATATAGCAGGGAGGAATGCTCCTGCCACTGTGATTTATTGTGAGCTGCAGTTTCTGAACAGGTAAAAAGGTATAATGGATTAGATCTTGTGTGCGATGTTGCAGGTTAAGGCAGCACAcatgggaaagagaaataactgTTTTTCAGGCCTGCTGCCTTGCTGTGCACCTCTGAGAGGTGAGGCAATGCATGTGTCTGCTGGGGACCACATTCTGTCTCTGAAGGCAGGAAGGTGGTAAATGGTACAGAGGGAAGTGCCATAGATCTTCTGGCCTCTAACACAGCAAGATGTGATGGGATGAGGGACCTGCTACAGGGAGAGCCAGTCAGGAGGTCTGCCACTCACCCTTTGACCTCCGGATGAGCGGGAGGAAAGCCTTGGTGGTTCGCACGGTTCCCCACAGGTTCACTTCAGCCACCTCCATGTAGGTGTCCATGCTGGTGAATTCAACCTCCCCAAATGTGGAGATCCCAGCATTGTTAaccagcccccagagccctgcaagACAAAACCAGACACCATTAGTTGTGCTAATAGGTTACTGAACCACACAACAGAGCTTTNNNNNNNNNNNNNNNNNNNNNNNNNNNNNNNNNNNNNNNNNNNNNNNNNNNNNNNNNNNNNNNNNNNNNNNNNNNNNNNNNNNNNNNNNNNNNNNNNNNNGCTTAATTTAAAAGCCTTGGCTTACCctgatttcattttcatttttttattctactctcaaattttatgtctttattttcagtttaatcctttatttttaaggtttAAACAGCATCAACTGATTCTCAGTTACCTCTGTCCCTTAACTAGACTTATGAGCTGCACTTTAAAAGTGGACACTGTGATCATCACAAATTCCTCCTCCTGGATCTTTTGCTCCCATCAGTCCCAGAGCATGGGCCCTAACAAAGGGAACATATTCCCTACTGACATGCCAGACAAAAGTTCATGGCTTTGTCTTGCTGAAAATGAAGTCTTGATTATTCATGCAGTTCCCAATGAGTCATTCCACACCTTGAATTATTTCTGACAGATGTGAAATGCCTTCTGCTGaattcctgctccagggaaaCCTTTGCATGGCTGGTTCATCAGTGGCTGTGAGCAGAGTCCTGATTCACAGGGTTTCATCCCCTGAGCAGGGTGCCTGGGGAAACCAGACCCACCTAATTTGGGTGACAGGTtgagagccccagagctgccacagctgccccagagGGGCTcccacagggctgtgtgtgtccaGGGATCCCAGTTTAACCTGAGATCCCAGCATGAGACCTCACTGCCTCTGTCACTGCAGTGGTTCCAAATTCCATTATTCCTCTGGTCATCAGGAAAGCTCCCAGCTCACTCCAGGTACTACAACTGCAAATTGTGTATTTGCAGTGCTGAAACTGCCCTCTTCTTTTTATCCCCAGATGGTCATGGTGATAGGCTTTTGTTTAATAATTAATCATTTATGTGTCATGTCTGACTAGGTTCAGGGTTACATTGCATGCCTCACTGAAGGCAATCTGTAATTGAGATATAAGTCTGAGCACCTGTGGAAGGCTCCAAGTTTTGGGCACACACCTAAgcagaagttttaaaatgtgtgttttgcTACTTTAAAGGCATCTACACAGGATGTCAGGGGGGTTGATCTGTCATCACTCTGCCTTGTCAGCAGCCCCCCTGGATTCTGGCAGCTGAATGGAGGCTCTTAATTAAACTGCCAGCTTTGCCAGACCCGTGTTGTGCTCCCAGACATCCAGTCTTATGCATTTCAAGCATCTGCAGCAGGGGCAAGACTAAACCTTTCAATATCCCATATCCCTCCCCACTCTGTGCCTCTGTAAGAAAGGGGATTTAttcctcagctgcagccctctgcattttgcagcagctctgcactgacAGGTGCCAGGTTTGTGATGACTCCTCAGGGGAAGCTGTGCAAGAGTCCTGGCAGTGACTCCCCACCTCAGGAAGGTTACAGGGCCACTACTCTTGCAGGAATAAAGAGCTTTTTCTTACTTCTCTGAGAAGGAGCTTTGCTAGAATAAGCAAACAGAATTGGGCCTGCCTTCAGGtgcccctgctgccactgctgtccccactggagctggcagctgctcctgcaagaTGTGGCTCTCAGCCAGCCCTCCCTGAAGGACAAGTGCTAGTTTTGCATCTATCACCTAGTTTTAAATTTTGCTATATATACAAATTTACTCTTTGTAGCACGTCCAGGGACCCTTTGGAATGCACATGGTGCAGAGCCAGTGGCAGCCCTTAGACTCACGTTTAGAAAACCCacctttgtttgttttacatgGTTATAATTGTCTCTGGCTGTGTTATCCTTTGTGAATTTCCACAGTAGCTTTCGTAGTAACGTTGGTTTGTCTGGATAGTAACATTGCTAAAAATCACTTCAAATGTCAAATACAAGGACAGTTGTTAGCTTCTTCTCACTGCTGACCTCCCACAGATGTGactcctgagccctgctgctaCAGCTCCTGAAATCCAAGCAAAGccaaataacataaaataaataaatagagcccagcacagacatGTCCCCAAGGACAGAGgtgtggtgctgcagccccattTGTGGAGTGAAGGGGGATGAAGGATGGGAGATGGTGCCAACGTcctcagcagtgcctgcagctctgcagggaccaTCTGCTGGGGGGATCCCAGCCAGAaaccccttcccttcccttcccttcccttcccttcccttcccttcccttcccttcccttcccttcccttcccttcccttcccttcccttcccttcccttcccttcccttccttcccttcccttcccttcccttcccttcc
The Oenanthe melanoleuca isolate GR-GAL-2019-014 chromosome 9, OMel1.0, whole genome shotgun sequence DNA segment above includes these coding regions:
- the BDH1 gene encoding D-beta-hydroxybutyrate dehydrogenase, mitochondrial, which codes for MDTYMEVAEVNLWGTVRTTKAFLPLIRRSKGRVVNISSMMGRMGSPARSPYCITKFGVEAFSDCLRYEMQPQGVMVSIVEPGNFIAGTNLYSPERIKAIADKMWDELPEIVRKDYGRKYFDEQVSKMESYCNSGSRDTSPVIESVAHALTSTAPYTRYHPMDYYWWLRMQIMTHMPAAISDRLYVY